One Thioclava sp. ES.031 genomic window, CTCAAGGCGGGCATGGATTACGCCGGTGTGGAGTATTCGGGCGAGTTCGATTTCGTCCATACCTACATGTACTGGCCGATCACCCATATGGTCGCGCCCGCCGACGATGCGCTGCAATGCGAAAGCTGCCACACGCAGGGCGGTCGGATGGCCGATCTGGCGGGAATCTACGTTCCCGGCTCGGAAATCAATCTCGGCGGCAAGCTGGGGCTCGCGATGTTCCTGATGGCGCTTCTGGGGGCCTTGGGCCACGGCGCGCTGCGCCTGATCAACCGCGGCAAGAAGGAGGGAGGCCACCATGGCTGAGCATTGCGTAAAGGTCTATTCGCGCTTCAACCGGCTCTGGCACTGGAGCCAGGTCGCCTCGATCATGCTGCTGTTCTTCACCGGCGCTCGGCTTCTGGGGCTGCATCCGATCCTGCCCTTCGGGGCGGCGGTGCTGATCCACACGGTCGTCGCGCTGGCGCTGCTCCTGCTCTGGGCCTTCGCGACCTTCTGGCTGTTCACCACAGGCGGCTACAAGCAGTTCATCCCGCGCATGCAGGGCATGTGGGAGGTCAGCCGCTTCTACGCTTATGGCGTCTTCAAGGGCGAGGAGCATCCTTATGTGAAGAGCTACGAGCGGCGGCACAACCCGCTGCAGGCGGCGGCCTATTTCGCGCTCAAGATGATGCTCTTCCCGGCGATCTGGATCTCGGGGCTGGCCTATCTCAGCTACGGGTTCTGGGATCACCTCGACGGCGGCTCGTTCTGGCTCGAGATCATCGCGAATTTCCACGTCCTCGCGGCCTTCGCCATCGCGAGCTTCGTGGTGGTCCATGTCTACCTGCTCACCATCGGCCACGGCTTCCGCCAGCATGTTCGGCCCATGGTCTCTGGCTATGAGAAGGTCGATCTGACCCCGGAGGCAGAGGCCTATTTCCGCCAGCAGGGAAGGGTGCTCGACTGAGCATCGCCTCTCAAAGCTACATCAAGGCCCCCCACGCGGGGGCCTTTTGCTGTCTGCGGTTCGGGGTAGCCCCCGGCAGGGCCGACAAAGAAAAACGCCGCTCGGGAAAGCGGCGTTCGGGTCAGTCCGGCGAGGTGCGCGAGGCTCAGGAGCCCCAGTGCCGCACCGGGCCGCAATCCATGTGAACGAAGTTCGAGCGCGAGTATTTGCCAACGCCGCCAGCGTGGCAGGCGGCGGCCGCCTTGTACATCTGGCTGACCGAGCGCGACTTCAGCCGCAGGTCCATCGCCAGACCCTGCATGTGCAGCGAGTTCTTCGCGACGCCCTTCGAGCGGGCGC contains:
- a CDS encoding cytochrome b/b6 domain-containing protein, giving the protein MAEHCVKVYSRFNRLWHWSQVASIMLLFFTGARLLGLHPILPFGAAVLIHTVVALALLLLWAFATFWLFTTGGYKQFIPRMQGMWEVSRFYAYGVFKGEEHPYVKSYERRHNPLQAAAYFALKMMLFPAIWISGLAYLSYGFWDHLDGGSFWLEIIANFHVLAAFAIASFVVVHVYLLTIGHGFRQHVRPMVSGYEKVDLTPEAEAYFRQQGRVLD